The DNA window GCAGATGCTCCTAGTCAAGCATTAACGCCAACTGCGTCGCGAGATCTAACCGCGATACCTGGGGTAGTTGCCGAGGACCGCGTTGAAGGGATTAGAGGCGTGCGCAAAATTATGGCCGAGCGCATGGCCGAGTCGGTGGCGACCATCCCGCACTTTACCTTTGTCGACGAACTGGATGTGACCGAACTGATGCAGCTGCGCAGGACCCTTAATGAACAGCACGGCAGTGATGCGCTTAAGATCACTTTGATGCCTCTGTTTATCAAAGCCCTGTCCCTATCATTAAAGCAGTTCCCACTGATAAATAGCCGCGCCAATAGCGATTTCACCGAGCTTACCTATCTCGCCAGTCACAATATTGGTATGGCGGTGGACGGTGCCAGCGGTCTCTTAGTACCTAATATTAAAGGGGTTGAGCAGCGCAGTATTATAGATATAGCAACTCAGGTGATGGCTATCACTGCAGCGGCCCGCAGCGGAAAAATCAACCCTGCAGACCTCAAAGGCGGCAGCATTACGATTTCAAATATTGGCGCCATTGGCGGCACAGTTGCGACGCCGATTATCAACAAGCCAGAAGTGGCGATTGTGGCACTGGGCAAAATTCAAAGCTTGCCGCGTTTTGACGAAGAGGGCAATGTTGTATCGCGAAATATTATGACGGTCAGCTGGTCTGGTGATCATCGGGTGATAGACGGTGGTACGATTGCGCGGTTTAATAATTGCTGGAAGGGCTATCTTGAACAGCCAGAGACCATGCTTGCGGTAATGGTCTAGCTGTCAAAAACTGTAATTAGTAATTAATCACAGATAGCCAAATCAACGGCTATTTTCTGGGGAGTGCAACGCCTTTGAGTCTGCGAGAGACCAAGGATTTACAGCATTTTTATATCAATGAAGAGCAGTCTTTTTACCTGCTCAGTCACAGTGACGCGCGCAAATTAAAGGACTGGCTGAGGCTCTGTGAGTCTCAGCTCAAGCGTCTCGGCTACAGCAATATTGAACTGATTGGCAACGGTGCCTACGGCTTTGTCTTTGCCGGAACTAGCAGTGCCAGCGACACCAATTCTCTCCAGTATGTATTTAAGTTCTCGCGCATTACCCTACCGCAACATATTAAAGACCGCCTCGAAGAAGAGGGCTTTATGCTCAGCCTAGTCGAGCATCAGGGTATCCCAGAATTTATCGCCTTTCAGAATATGCGCGGCCAATCAATTCTAATGATGTCCCGAGCGCCGGGAATAAATCTGCAGGACTACGCGCGACAGGTAGGCCCACTCGAACCCCGGCTTATTCTAAAAATCGCAGCGCAAATGGCGGATATTTTACTGCGCTTGCGCAATAATCCGGGCAAGTCGAGCATAGTCCATGGCGATATCAAGCCCTCCAATATTATGTTTGATGAACAGACCGAAACTGTTTCATTAATTGACTGGGGCGCCGCTGTAATAGCCCAGTATGACGAGCAGGGTCAACGCGCCGATGGGATCGGCCTAGATGCCATGAATGCCGAGTTCCAACAGACCAATGCCAAACTCGGAGATATTTATTTTATTGGCGACGAGCAGTTACAGGGTGCCTGTTCGTCGCCGCGTTTTGATGAGCAGGGTCTAGCCGGGACGCTCTATGCACTGGCCTCAGGGCAGGGCAGTCGTTTTGGTAGCCAGGTGATTAGGCCCCAATCGCTTAATCTACCGATTGAATTTGCCCGCACTCTTGCAGGTATGCTCGACAAAGACCTCGCAACTCAATATCAGGCTGGCGATTACTTTTTCGCCAATATGCGCTATATGAAACATATTGTCGATCGTGCTCGCCCAGCTACTGAGGCCAATGAAGCTGCAATGCCCCTTATTCCAGTTGCTCTGGTGGCCTCTAATCTCTCCACTAGCGCAAAGCTCGAGACTGTGGTGTACAGCTCACGAAAGGGGTTTTTACGTCAGCAAATTGGCGCCGAGGCATTTTTTGCCCAACCCAATTACAGCAAACATCCCCTGGCAGGAGATCTCGGTGGTTACCGCGACGATCGCAACTATCTCTCTGGTATGGGCGATACCGAAAAAGCCTTTGTTATTGCCGTGACCCATCTGGGCTGTTACTCGCTGATTGGTGGCCTAGCAGTGAATTGGGATGATGGCGGTGTCTATATTGACTCCAGTCTCAATCTTTACGATAGACAGCTTGAGCCGGCACTCACCACGGCGATCAATAATGTCGTGCATCTGGGACGAGCGTTAAGCAAGAAAGGGGTATTTAAAAGCTGTATGTTTGACGCTCGTAAAACCCTGCATATCAGCCGTAAAAATCTCAGCGAGCCCTTTGTGGCGGATCCATCACTCAAGATAGACTTTGAGCTTGCTGAGGAAATTTCGATTACTGGGGTAGATGCTAGTGAGGGTGATAGCGAGGGCGATCGCCATGATCAGGACACGCGCTTGCACTCCTACTTTGAAGATGGCAGCGATCCAGATGAAATGCTGCATCTGCCAGAATCGATTATGCAGGTGTTGGCTCGGATGAATCAGATTCATCACACCGGCTGTATTATTTTCGAAGCGGTGGAGCAGGACCTCAAAATCCACAACTATTTGACCCTGTTGGATGGATCCAAAGAGCCAGAATTTCGCGACTGTCTAAATAGTCTTCTCGCCGAGTTGTCCGCTATAGAGGGGCTGGGGGTGTCAGGGTTTATGAAGCTACCCTATAAAAACACCAAGTTTTTTAATTATCTTGAAACTCAGCCTGACTTCCTTGTAGCTTAAGCGCTGACCTCCTAAAGCTCTTTTCAAATGTCTGCTAGTGCTCAAGTATCCGATCAAACCTCTAGTGAGTAAACCCTTGAGTTAAGACTTAACGTACAACTCTGTATTCCTGAGCCTAGAGCGCAAGACTTATCAAAGGCTAACGTAATGGCAGGCCGGTTATTCGCTGTTGAAAGCGGCTAAAGTTGGATAATCCGTAAAGTACTCTCATTTACGGACAGTTAGTCCGAGTTATAGCAAAAACTATTTTATATTTAAAATAGTTTTTGCTATTCTAGCTGCCTAACACCGCAAACTCTTTTGGAGCAGTTTTAATGGGCAACAATAAATCCTGGCAGCGCCTGATTTGGGAAGACCCTTTTCTTCTTGAACAACAATTATCCGACGAGCAGCGAATGGTTCGCGACTCTACCCGTCAGTATGCGCAAGAGCGTTTGCAGCCAAAGGTTCGCGATGCCTTTCAAAATGAAACTAGCGATCCGGGTATCTTCCGTGAGATGGGCGAGATGGGCCTTTTAGGGCTCACCATCGAAGGTTACGGTTGTGCTGGCATGGATTACATCAGCTATGGCCTAGTGGCTAGAGAAGTAGAACGTGTGGACTCTGGCTATCGTTCAATGATGAGTGTGCAGTCTTCACTGGTTATGTATCCTATTTATGCCTTCGGCAATGAAGCTCAACGTGAAAAGTACCTGCCCAAGCTGGCAAGCGGTGAGTTTATTGGCTGCTTTGGCTTAACCGAGCCAGATCATGGTTCCGATCCCGGCGGCATGGTCACCCGTGCCCGCAGTGTTGATGGCGGCTATATGATGAACGGCGCCAAGATGTGGATTTCCAATAGCCCCTTCGCTGATGTCTTTGTGGTCTGGGCAAAAACTGATGACGGTGAAATTCGTGGCTTTATTCTTGAGAAAGGTATGCCCGGACTCAGTGCGCCGAAAATTGAAGGCAAGCTGTCGTTGCGTGCCTCGACCACCGGCCAGATTGTGATGGAAGATGTGTTTGTTGCCGAAGAGCAACTGTTGCCTAATGTGAAAGGTTTGAAAGGGCCATTTAGCTGCCTCAATAATGCTCGCTATGGTATTGCCTGGGGATCTCTTGGCGCCGCCGAAGCCTGCTGGCACGCTGCGCGAACTTATACAATGGAACGCAAACAGTTCAATCGACCCCTGGCGGCAACTCAGTTGATTCAGCTTAAGCTGGCCGATATGCAGACGGATATTAGTCTTGCTCTGCAGGGATGTTTCCGTGCAGGACAGTTGATGGATGAGAATAATATAGCCCCGGAACTGATCTCGTTAATTAAGCGTAACTCCTGTGGCAAGTCTCTGGAGATAGCACGCAAGGCGCGGGATATGCTTGGCGGTAATGGTATTTCCGATGAATACCCGGTTATGCGTCACATGATGAATCTTGAAACCGTTAATACCTATGAGGGAACCCACGATATTCACGGTTTGATTTTGGGTCGTGGACAGACGGGTATTGCAGCGTTTTAAATCCAGTGCTTTAAATAGATCTGTCTGAAGAGAGTATTTCGATTCCACCAAAAAGGCCTAAACAAATTGTTTAGGCCTTTTTGCATCTAGCTGTTAATTAGCGTTTGTTAGGCTCTAGTTAAAGCGCTGATCCTTTTACTAAAGGCCGTGTTTGAATCATCTTCCAAAGCGGCGTCGCGCAGTGCTTTAATATCATCAGCACTAAGGTGCCGGTGATCATTATAGGCCGCGACAATGGCGGTATTTTGCTCGCTGGTTCGCTCGCGGGTGCTGCCATAGCCTTTGACAATTCTGCCGCATTCGGCAACTTCTATCGCCAATGCTCTATCTGAGCCGGCGGACAAGCGGATAGCATCAAGCCAGTTATTAATCATGCTGTGCTCGTGGTGATAACCGAGGCTAGAGCGGCGGAAGCGCCGCAACATGGCCAAAAAACGCAGGGAGAAATAGATCGTCAAGGTATTAGTCTTGAGTTTCTTTGCCCCTGAAACAAGGTTTAATGCCTTGCGTCCAAGTTTACTGCCAATAATCGCTCTGCCCAATGGTGCTGGCAGAATAGCGCAGATCTCTTCAGGTCGCGGACGAAAATACTCCGTGACATAAAAAATCTGCTGATCTTCCGCTTTCACTTCTTTACGAATTTCCTCCATTCGCTGATGGCGGATTTTTAACTGGGCAACCCGGGGAATATCTTCAAAGCACATCCACAGGGCCAGGTATCGGGCAGTGGTATTGGTCAGTTCAAAATCACCATCGCCGCTGTCCAGGGCCACAATGCTCGCCACCTGGTCTAGATAGTGTGAAGCGTAGTCAAAGTCCTGATACTCGATGGCTTTTTTCACGCCTTCATAAATGATTTGCTGGGTCGCTTGAGGAAAATCAGCGGCCAGTTGGGCGAGTAGTTCTTGCCCTTTGACTGTGGTTGCTGCAGGCAGGCTAAAGCCATCGATCTCAGTAGCGCCCTCAGTAAAAGCATCAGCGATCTGTGGATGATAGTGCTCGACAGCACCACCGGCCTTTTGCGCAATCTCATAGCTGTCGGTAAAGGCAGCGAGATTGGTTGCCACTGCCTTGCCAGTTTGTCGGATAACTTCTTCATAGCTTTCTCGGTTAAAGGGCAGGGCGCCAGAACCGGCCAGTGCGCCAAATAGCACCGAACTGATCACGGCATTATTGCGCTGCGCCACAGCCTGCATATCGTAGTGCACAAAATGTTTCGAGTAACGGTTGGCAATATCTAAAATCGCTGCCGCCTGCATGGTGCCATCGGCAATCTCAGTTTTCTCATCAATGGCATATACCCGGTGACTGGAGCTGATCAGGGTCGTGCGATCGGGAGTGACAAAGCCGCGCTGGAGCATGCGACCGGCTTCGGCAATCTCTGAGCTAATAGCAATATCTATATCACCCTGAGTCGGTGACAACGACATGATCGGCAGGCTATCTTTTATACCGGCTCTAGGAAAAATTTCCAGATAATAAATCGTCGCGCCAGTGCGCTGTGCAACACCGGCCAGAGAGGTGCTCTGAACGGTCCAGTTATTGTTATTGGCCACTTCTATCAGCCAGTTGGCCAAGACACCGCCACCCTCACCACCTAGGGCGGTGACAATAATGTTGGTGCTGCGTAACTCAGTGTTTACAGTCATAGCGCTTGCCTAAGTTCTCGACGCTGATCACGACGCTCAAACCAGCTGATAACACCGCGACGGATACGCGCCATAGTGGTATCAACCGCATTGGGGTTAGACAGCAGATCAATCTTTGAGAACGATGGACAGAGCACCGCAGAGTGCACATTGTCACCGCAGACACCACAGCCGACGCAGCTGTTGTCAACATAGGAGACCGGATCTTTACGCAGAGGATCGGGATTGTCTTTAATCGTCAGTGAGGGGCAGCCAGAGATGCGGATACAGGCGTGATCCCCAGTGCAGGTCTTGCTATCAATATAAAAACGTGCGCGCACTGTGCGCTTGCCCTCGGCAATAGATTTTTTCATCAGTGGCTTGATGCGTCGCTGGCGATTGAGCATGCACTCGCCCTCGGCAATAATCACTTTTAAGCCACCCTGTTTGGTGGTCAAAGCCTCGGTCAGCGTGTCTTTCATTTCGCTAATACTGTAAGTGCTGACAGTGCGCAGCCACTCAACACCGGCACCGCGGCAAGCGCGCTCAATAGACTGGGACTGGATGCGCTCTAAACGCTCGGCATCCATGGTCGTGGCAATCATATTGGGTTCAGCCATGGACGGAATATCTTGGCCACCAGTGGCCGCGGAGTAGCCATTGTCGACAATAATCAACAGGCCATCGTGGTTGTTAAATACGGCTGAGGCGACACCGCTGCTGAGGCCGTTATGCCAGAAACCGCCATCACCCATTATGCTGATGGATTTATGCGGCAGTACATGTCGAATACTGGATGAACTGGCTAGGGAAAGCCCGTAACCCATAATCGTATTGCCAAGATTAAACGGCGCCAGAGTAGCAAAGGAATGGCAGCCAATATCCGAGCTGATATGAAAGGGTCCAATTTCTGCCTGTACCTGTTTAATAGCACTAAACAGAGGACGTTCTGGGCAGCCGGTACAAAGCCCCGAAGGTCTCGCTGGCACATTTTGTAAAAGGCTCTCGCGATCCTCTTCCTGGAGTGGCGACTGCAGTTGATCCACCTCAAGGCTGCTTATCTTAGTATTGCTGGAGTGCCCAGCGATTTCCATAAAGCGCGTCAGTCCGGTGAGCAACACCTGACCGGTGATATCGCCAGTTTGAGGCAAGATCTCTTTGCCATAGACCTGGGTTTGAATATCCTGTTTGCGCAACAAGCTCTGAATTGCCGGCTCTATATAGGCAGGCTGTCCCTCCTCAATTAGCAGTACATGCTTTTTGCCGAGACAGAACTCAATCACCTCGTCCGGCACTATGGGATAGGCCACATTCATTATATAGAGGGGAATATCACTGTTGCCAAAACAGTCGGCTAAACCCTGTCGTTCAAGGGCGCGAATTATCGCGTTATAGGTGCCGCCACAGGTAATGATCCCTAACTCTTCCTGCTTGCCGGGAAAAAACTCATTGAGCTTATGCTGCTGAATAAAATCGATAGCCGCGGGCCAGCGTTGACTGATCTTATCTCGCTCTTGCTGATATACATGGGGCGGCAAGATGATCTTTTCCGCTTCGCGATTGGGTGTCACCGTATTGAGGTTACTGTACTGGGGTGCCAGATTATCTTTGGCGACAAACTCGCCGGTGACATGGCAGCCGCGAATCCGCATCATGTAAAAGAGTGGCGTGTTGCTGGCTTCGGAGAGCTGAAAGCCCTTCTCGATCATATCGACAATGCTGGGCAGGTTGGGGCGCGGGTCCATCAGCCACATCTGGGCTTTCATAGCAAAGGCATAGGTGCGCTCCTGCATAATGCTCGAGCCCTCGCCATAGTCTTCGCCGACAATCACCATGGCACCGCCAACCACACCGCAAGAGGCGAGATTGGAGAGCGCGTCGGAGGCGACATTGGTGCCCACTGTGGACTTCCAGGTGACCGCACCGCGCAATGGATAGTTAATCGACGCACTGAGCATGGCCGCAGCAGTGGCTTCACTGCCGCTAGCTTCAAAATGCACACCCAGTTCACCCAATACATCCTGGGCATCATTTAACACATCCATCAAATGGGATATGGGTGAGCCCTGATAACCGCCAACGTAGGAGACGCCGGATTGCAGCAGTGCCTTGGTGATCGCAAGTATGCCCTCACCCTGAAAGAGATCTCCTTCGCCTGCGCGAAGTTTTAAAACCTCTTTCTTAAACGATCTTTCAGCCATCGGTTAACTAATCCTGTGTAATAAGTGCCAAAACCCGTGCTGGGCTGCCAGAACCATCTTTGATCTTTAGTGGCGGCGCAATAATCACCGCGCCTTTGGGGGGTAGTTGGTCAAGATTTTGCAAACCGGCAAGACCGCACTTATTGGCACCGTGCATCAAATTGTGACAGGGAAACATCGGCTCTTGAGCCGCGGCTTGGCCACTGTCTGTCCCTACGGTCTCTACACCGACCCCGATTACATCTCGCACCTCGGTGAGGTAGGTAATTGCTTCAGGTTCCCAGCCCGGCGTGTGACTGCCGCTGTCGTCAACATTGAGATATTCATCAGTGGCGACTTTCTTTGACCAGTTGCTGTGAAACAAAACCCAGGAGCCGGCTTCAATGTCACCGTGCTTAGCTTCCCACTGCTTAATAAAGTCTACGCTCATCAAGAAGTCGGGATTGGCCGCGGATTCGGCCGAGGCATCAATTACACAGGCCGGCGCAACAAAGGTTTCAAGCGCAACCGTATCTGTCGCGTGGTGGCTGTGATCTTTACCGGTGACCCAATGAATCGGCGCATCGAAGTGGGTGCCTGTGTGCTCGCCACATTTGAAATTGTTCCAGTACCAGGCTGGGCCGCGGTCATCATAACGGGAGATTTCTTCTATATGGAAAGGCCAAGATTTGCCCCATCCCATCTCTTCGGGCAATTGCAATGTAGGTATGCCGGGTTCGAGGGTGGCGGTCAAATCGATAATTTTAATATTGCCGTTTGAAATGCCGCTGACGAGGTCGAGCAAAGGATTGCTACTCATAATGAACTCCAATTTATGCTGTTTTTTTTATAATTCTATTGTGCATTATAAAAAGATAGCTGGCTATGATTTTATTTTAAGCTTAAAATATCATCTTGATTCGTAATATTACTAATAGGAAACGCAATGCGCAAGACACTATTGCCAGAGGGCTGGGTTGCACCAAGAGGCTATTCAAATGGAATTCTTACTCAGGGTGGCCAGACTATTTATATAGGTGGTCAAATTGGTTGGAACACGCAAGCTGAGTTTGAAACCGATGATTTTGTCGAACAGGTGCGCCAGACCTTGCAGAATGTCCATGACGTTTTAGTTGCTGGTGGAGCAGGGCCAGAGCATATGGTGCGCATGACTTGGTATATCACTGACAAACAATCTTATACCAATAACTTACGGCCTATCGGTCAGGTCTATAGAGGCATTATGGGTAAAAACTTCCCGGTTATGTCTGTAGTTCAGGTGGCGGCATTGATCGAAGATCGCGCTCAGGTGGAAATAGAAGTGACCGCCGTGGTGTAGTGTTGGTCTAATCCTGTCGCAGCTTCTACTGCGGCCTTTTGAGAAAAAATGCCGTAGTTTCAAGTGTCATTACCAGCTCATTGCTCTGGTTGTAAATCGACACCGCCGACTGAACAATTCCCCGATCAGGTTTCGATTTAGACTGGCGCAGCTGGATAATTTTGTTTTTCCCATGCAAAGTGTCGCCGGGACGCACCGGCGCGATCCAACGCAATTGATCAATCCCAGGCGAGCCCAGGCAGTGGGATTGATTGAGAAAACTATCGCACTGCATACGCATAAATATAGCCGCCGTATGCCAGCCACTGGCTATAAGCGAACCAAAGGGTGACGCTGCAGCGGCCACAGGGTCGGTGTGATAGCTCTGGGGGTCATACTTATGGGCAAATTCCAGTATCTCTGCCTCGGAGACCCTATAGTCCTTAAGTTGGTATATCTCATTGAGCTTAAAGCTTTCAAAGTAATTCATCGCTGGTACATCCCTAGTCAGTCTAAGTCGCGCTCTAGAATCGATTGCAATGAGCGGCGCAAGCTCTCGGCTAAATAGCCACTACTCATTTTGCGATTATTTATTTTTGTTGCATGATGGTAAGGTCATGATCTAAGATATCATTTTAAGCTTAAAATAAATACAAGATATAGCTTGTTTGAACCACATAGAATTATAAGCATCAGCAACGGCCTAAAATATAATTTAGGCTTATTGCTGGATTGGTTTTTTGTAGTGGGGGGAAGACTATGTCGGCTAAGAGCCCGATGTATAACGACAACAAACTCAAGTTGGGGATTTTTTCCGCAAACTGCTCCGG is part of the SAR92 clade bacterium H455 genome and encodes:
- a CDS encoding cyclase family protein, producing the protein MSSNPLLDLVSGISNGNIKIIDLTATLEPGIPTLQLPEEMGWGKSWPFHIEEISRYDDRGPAWYWNNFKCGEHTGTHFDAPIHWVTGKDHSHHATDTVALETFVAPACVIDASAESAANPDFLMSVDFIKQWEAKHGDIEAGSWVLFHSNWSKKVATDEYLNVDDSGSHTPGWEPEAITYLTEVRDVIGVGVETVGTDSGQAAAQEPMFPCHNLMHGANKCGLAGLQNLDQLPPKGAVIIAPPLKIKDGSGSPARVLALITQD
- a CDS encoding MaoC family dehydratase, with translation MNYFESFKLNEIYQLKDYRVSEAEILEFAHKYDPQSYHTDPVAAAASPFGSLIASGWHTAAIFMRMQCDSFLNQSHCLGSPGIDQLRWIAPVRPGDTLHGKNKIIQLRQSKSKPDRGIVQSAVSIYNQSNELVMTLETTAFFLKRPQ
- a CDS encoding indolepyruvate ferredoxin oxidoreductase subunit alpha, which codes for MAERSFKKEVLKLRAGEGDLFQGEGILAITKALLQSGVSYVGGYQGSPISHLMDVLNDAQDVLGELGVHFEASGSEATAAAMLSASINYPLRGAVTWKSTVGTNVASDALSNLASCGVVGGAMVIVGEDYGEGSSIMQERTYAFAMKAQMWLMDPRPNLPSIVDMIEKGFQLSEASNTPLFYMMRIRGCHVTGEFVAKDNLAPQYSNLNTVTPNREAEKIILPPHVYQQERDKISQRWPAAIDFIQQHKLNEFFPGKQEELGIITCGGTYNAIIRALERQGLADCFGNSDIPLYIMNVAYPIVPDEVIEFCLGKKHVLLIEEGQPAYIEPAIQSLLRKQDIQTQVYGKEILPQTGDITGQVLLTGLTRFMEIAGHSSNTKISSLEVDQLQSPLQEEDRESLLQNVPARPSGLCTGCPERPLFSAIKQVQAEIGPFHISSDIGCHSFATLAPFNLGNTIMGYGLSLASSSSIRHVLPHKSISIMGDGGFWHNGLSSGVASAVFNNHDGLLIIVDNGYSAATGGQDIPSMAEPNMIATTMDAERLERIQSQSIERACRGAGVEWLRTVSTYSISEMKDTLTEALTTKQGGLKVIIAEGECMLNRQRRIKPLMKKSIAEGKRTVRARFYIDSKTCTGDHACIRISGCPSLTIKDNPDPLRKDPVSYVDNSCVGCGVCGDNVHSAVLCPSFSKIDLLSNPNAVDTTMARIRRGVISWFERRDQRRELRQAL
- a CDS encoding RidA family protein; the encoded protein is MRKTLLPEGWVAPRGYSNGILTQGGQTIYIGGQIGWNTQAEFETDDFVEQVRQTLQNVHDVLVAGGAGPEHMVRMTWYITDKQSYTNNLRPIGQVYRGIMGKNFPVMSVVQVAALIEDRAQVEIEVTAVV
- a CDS encoding indolepyruvate oxidoreductase subunit beta family protein, which translates into the protein MTVNTELRSTNIIVTALGGEGGGVLANWLIEVANNNNWTVQSTSLAGVAQRTGATIYYLEIFPRAGIKDSLPIMSLSPTQGDIDIAISSEIAEAGRMLQRGFVTPDRTTLISSSHRVYAIDEKTEIADGTMQAAAILDIANRYSKHFVHYDMQAVAQRNNAVISSVLFGALAGSGALPFNRESYEEVIRQTGKAVATNLAAFTDSYEIAQKAGGAVEHYHPQIADAFTEGATEIDGFSLPAATTVKGQELLAQLAADFPQATQQIIYEGVKKAIEYQDFDYASHYLDQVASIVALDSGDGDFELTNTTARYLALWMCFEDIPRVAQLKIRHQRMEEIRKEVKAEDQQIFYVTEYFRPRPEEICAILPAPLGRAIIGSKLGRKALNLVSGAKKLKTNTLTIYFSLRFLAMLRRFRRSSLGYHHEHSMINNWLDAIRLSAGSDRALAIEVAECGRIVKGYGSTRERTSEQNTAIVAAYNDHRHLSADDIKALRDAALEDDSNTAFSKRISALTRA
- a CDS encoding acyl-CoA dehydrogenase; translation: MGNNKSWQRLIWEDPFLLEQQLSDEQRMVRDSTRQYAQERLQPKVRDAFQNETSDPGIFREMGEMGLLGLTIEGYGCAGMDYISYGLVAREVERVDSGYRSMMSVQSSLVMYPIYAFGNEAQREKYLPKLASGEFIGCFGLTEPDHGSDPGGMVTRARSVDGGYMMNGAKMWISNSPFADVFVVWAKTDDGEIRGFILEKGMPGLSAPKIEGKLSLRASTTGQIVMEDVFVAEEQLLPNVKGLKGPFSCLNNARYGIAWGSLGAAEACWHAARTYTMERKQFNRPLAATQLIQLKLADMQTDISLALQGCFRAGQLMDENNIAPELISLIKRNSCGKSLEIARKARDMLGGNGISDEYPVMRHMMNLETVNTYEGTHDIHGLILGRGQTGIAAF
- a CDS encoding phosphotransferase — protein: MSLRETKDLQHFYINEEQSFYLLSHSDARKLKDWLRLCESQLKRLGYSNIELIGNGAYGFVFAGTSSASDTNSLQYVFKFSRITLPQHIKDRLEEEGFMLSLVEHQGIPEFIAFQNMRGQSILMMSRAPGINLQDYARQVGPLEPRLILKIAAQMADILLRLRNNPGKSSIVHGDIKPSNIMFDEQTETVSLIDWGAAVIAQYDEQGQRADGIGLDAMNAEFQQTNAKLGDIYFIGDEQLQGACSSPRFDEQGLAGTLYALASGQGSRFGSQVIRPQSLNLPIEFARTLAGMLDKDLATQYQAGDYFFANMRYMKHIVDRARPATEANEAAMPLIPVALVASNLSTSAKLETVVYSSRKGFLRQQIGAEAFFAQPNYSKHPLAGDLGGYRDDRNYLSGMGDTEKAFVIAVTHLGCYSLIGGLAVNWDDGGVYIDSSLNLYDRQLEPALTTAINNVVHLGRALSKKGVFKSCMFDARKTLHISRKNLSEPFVADPSLKIDFELAEEISITGVDASEGDSEGDRHDQDTRLHSYFEDGSDPDEMLHLPESIMQVLARMNQIHHTGCIIFEAVEQDLKIHNYLTLLDGSKEPEFRDCLNSLLAELSAIEGLGVSGFMKLPYKNTKFFNYLETQPDFLVA
- a CDS encoding 2-oxo acid dehydrogenase subunit E2, which gives rise to MQKEFILPDIGEGIVECEVIEWKVKEGDIIEEDQIVVDVSTDKAIVEIPSMYNGRVTKLHHAEGDIAKVHSPLFAIEIEADEDTLSPQPQASNQESNQEPQLATIEQASAQQAADSGAKLLTTPAVRKMAREHQLDLGNIPGTGKQGRVLKEDVLSFLAGDSAADAPSQALTPTASRDLTAIPGVVAEDRVEGIRGVRKIMAERMAESVATIPHFTFVDELDVTELMQLRRTLNEQHGSDALKITLMPLFIKALSLSLKQFPLINSRANSDFTELTYLASHNIGMAVDGASGLLVPNIKGVEQRSIIDIATQVMAITAAARSGKINPADLKGGSITISNIGAIGGTVATPIINKPEVAIVALGKIQSLPRFDEEGNVVSRNIMTVSWSGDHRVIDGGTIARFNNCWKGYLEQPETMLAVMV